One Agrococcus jenensis genomic region harbors:
- a CDS encoding MFS transporter: MTTATPTTEVTPERLAAAKKAVISSSIGAALEWFDIIVYASFAVVITANFFPEAGAYGLILTFATFATTYLIRPLGGMILGSYADRKGRKNALTITLLLMMVGTLLMAIAPTYAMVGVWGGVIILLSRLIQGFSAGGEFGTATTFLIETAPHKKMFYASWQIAAQGASMLLASGFGFALNTWLSEEDLYAWGWRVPFFVGLLIGPVGLYIRARLSEPDELGTTERRKSPLGTLFREHWGRLLAGSAVIGVATISVYMILYMPTFAVTNLDIPPAAAYLGGVVAGTITVFLSPYVGHLADRFGPARIMTYAAVAALVLAWPIFQLIVSLRSVVALVVAIALLGVIMAFYFAPLPGLLSSMFPADIRGSGLSVTYNVGVTLLGGIAPLVLTWLLQATGSLNAPSLYYMAIAVLSLVGLYFVRKRYAQR; this comes from the coding sequence ATGACCACTGCAACACCCACGACCGAGGTGACGCCCGAGCGGCTCGCCGCAGCCAAGAAGGCGGTGATCTCGAGCTCGATCGGCGCAGCCCTCGAGTGGTTCGACATCATCGTCTACGCCTCGTTCGCGGTCGTCATCACGGCGAACTTCTTCCCGGAAGCGGGCGCCTACGGGCTCATCCTGACGTTCGCGACCTTCGCGACGACCTACCTGATCCGCCCGCTCGGCGGCATGATCCTCGGCAGCTACGCCGACCGGAAGGGGCGCAAGAACGCGCTCACGATCACGCTGCTGCTGATGATGGTCGGGACGCTGCTGATGGCGATCGCGCCGACCTACGCGATGGTCGGCGTCTGGGGCGGCGTCATCATCCTGCTGTCGCGGCTCATCCAGGGCTTCTCGGCCGGCGGCGAGTTCGGCACCGCCACGACGTTCCTCATCGAGACGGCACCGCACAAGAAGATGTTCTACGCGTCGTGGCAGATCGCGGCGCAGGGCGCGTCGATGCTGCTCGCGTCGGGCTTCGGCTTCGCGCTCAACACCTGGCTCTCGGAGGAGGACCTGTACGCGTGGGGCTGGCGCGTGCCGTTCTTCGTCGGCCTGCTCATCGGCCCGGTCGGCCTCTACATCCGCGCGCGGCTGTCGGAGCCGGACGAGCTCGGCACGACCGAGCGCCGCAAGTCGCCGCTCGGCACGCTCTTCCGCGAGCACTGGGGCCGCCTGCTGGCCGGCTCGGCCGTCATCGGCGTCGCGACGATCTCGGTCTACATGATCCTGTACATGCCGACGTTCGCGGTGACGAACCTCGACATCCCGCCGGCCGCCGCCTACCTCGGGGGCGTCGTCGCCGGCACCATCACCGTGTTCCTGTCGCCGTACGTCGGGCACCTCGCCGACCGCTTCGGGCCGGCACGCATCATGACCTACGCCGCGGTCGCCGCGCTCGTGCTCGCGTGGCCGATCTTCCAGCTGATCGTGAGCCTGCGCAGCGTCGTGGCGCTCGTCGTCGCGATCGCGCTGCTCGGCGTCATCATGGCGTTCTACTTCGCGCCGCTGCCGGGCCTGCTGTCGTCGATGTTCCCCGCCGACATCCGCGGCTCGGGCCTGTCGGTGACGTACAACGTCGGCGTCACGCTGCTCGGCGGCATCGCGCCGCTCGTGCTCACCTGGCTGCTGCAGGCGACCGGCTCGCTCAACGCGCCGAGCCTGTACTACATGGCGATCGCCGTGCTGTCGCTCGTCGGCCTGTACTTCGTGCGGAAGCGCTACGCGCAGCGCTGA
- a CDS encoding 4-hydroxy-3-methylbut-2-enyl diphosphate reductase — translation MTNGRVPLDAPRPALRRGRLQDRPVDGGKHILLATPRGYCAGVDRAVLAVEKAIEQYEGPIYVRKEIVHNKHVVSTLESQGAIFVDEVDAVPEGARVIFSAHGVSPAVVQAAADRGLDAIDATCPLVTKVHREAVRFARDDFEILLIGHEGHEEVEGTAGEAPDHVTIVNSPDEADTVQVQDPDRLVWLSQTTLSVDETMETVRRLRARFPNLQDPPSDDICYATQNRQVAIKKVAPDADLVIIVGSANSSNSVRLVEVALEYGAKAAYRVDYSTEIQQEWLEGVRSIGVSSGASVPEGLVREVLAELEDAGYRDITEVRTAEEDLIFSLPKELRPSRNR, via the coding sequence ATCACGAACGGACGAGTCCCGCTCGACGCCCCGCGTCCCGCGCTCCGCCGGGGTCGGCTCCAGGACCGCCCCGTCGACGGCGGCAAGCACATCCTGCTCGCGACGCCGCGCGGCTACTGCGCGGGCGTCGACCGCGCGGTGCTCGCGGTCGAGAAGGCCATCGAGCAGTACGAGGGCCCCATCTACGTGCGCAAGGAGATCGTGCACAACAAGCACGTCGTCTCGACGCTCGAGTCGCAGGGCGCGATCTTCGTCGACGAGGTGGATGCGGTGCCCGAGGGTGCGCGCGTCATCTTCAGCGCCCACGGGGTGAGCCCCGCCGTCGTGCAGGCGGCCGCCGACCGCGGCCTCGACGCGATCGACGCGACGTGCCCGCTCGTGACGAAGGTGCACCGCGAGGCCGTCCGGTTCGCGCGCGACGACTTCGAGATCCTGCTCATCGGCCACGAGGGCCACGAGGAGGTCGAGGGCACGGCGGGCGAGGCGCCCGACCACGTCACGATCGTCAACAGCCCCGACGAGGCCGACACCGTGCAGGTGCAGGACCCCGACCGGCTCGTCTGGCTCAGCCAGACGACGCTCTCGGTCGACGAGACGATGGAGACCGTGCGCCGGCTGCGCGCCCGGTTCCCCAACCTGCAGGACCCGCCCAGCGACGACATCTGCTACGCCACGCAGAACCGGCAGGTCGCGATCAAGAAGGTCGCGCCCGACGCCGACCTCGTGATCATCGTCGGCAGCGCGAACTCCTCGAACTCGGTGCGACTCGTCGAGGTCGCCCTCGAGTACGGCGCGAAGGCCGCCTACCGGGTCGACTACTCGACCGAGATCCAGCAGGAGTGGCTCGAGGGCGTGCGCTCGATCGGCGTCTCGAGCGGCGCGAGCGTGCCAGAGGGCCTCGTGCGCGAGGTGCTCGCCGAGCTCGAGGACGCCGGCTACCGCGACATCACCGAGGTGCGGACGGCCGAGGAGGACCTCATCTTCTCGCTCCCCAAGGAGCTGCGCCCGAGCCGCAACCGCTGA
- a CDS encoding exodeoxyribonuclease VII small subunit yields the protein MTNPDPAAPVAELGYEAARDELVRVVHALESGGASLEESLALWERGNALADRCEEWLQGAKARLDAARASGPAATAQEAGQA from the coding sequence GTGACCAATCCCGACCCCGCAGCGCCCGTCGCCGAGCTCGGCTACGAGGCCGCGCGCGACGAGCTCGTGCGGGTCGTGCACGCGCTCGAGTCCGGTGGCGCGTCGCTCGAGGAGTCGCTCGCGCTCTGGGAGCGCGGCAACGCGCTCGCCGATCGCTGCGAGGAGTGGCTGCAGGGCGCGAAGGCCCGCCTCGACGCCGCGCGCGCCTCCGGGCCCGCCGCGACGGCGCAGGAGGCCGGCCAGGCATGA
- a CDS encoding SDR family NAD(P)-dependent oxidoreductase, translated as MNISGSGHALADATVIITGSSSGIGRATAVALATSGARIVLAVRDAEKGRVVASSLPGIPGTHRVRTLDLARLESVEAFVSGIDEPVAVLINNAGVESKDLQRTADGHELQFGTNHLGHFLLTTLLLRQITDRVVSVASQAERMGRLDLADLDWRRRPYRGGQAYADSKLANLLFTAELDRRLRASGSSVRALAAHPGLVRTAIYDRPAGQRPNLWDRLVPVLGQSADEGALPSLLAATGDVPGGAFVGPERMLHMRGGAQLIGRSRRAEDPVLAAELWAASEQMTAAVPRE; from the coding sequence ATGAACATCTCCGGCTCCGGCCACGCTCTGGCCGACGCGACCGTCATCATCACCGGCAGCTCGAGCGGCATCGGCCGGGCGACGGCGGTCGCGCTCGCCACGTCGGGGGCGCGCATCGTCCTCGCGGTCCGCGACGCCGAGAAGGGGCGTGTCGTCGCCTCGTCGCTCCCCGGCATCCCGGGCACCCACCGCGTGCGCACGCTCGACCTCGCTCGGCTGGAGTCGGTGGAGGCGTTCGTGAGCGGCATCGATGAGCCGGTCGCGGTGCTCATCAACAACGCCGGAGTCGAGTCGAAGGACCTGCAGCGGACCGCGGATGGGCACGAGCTCCAGTTCGGGACGAATCACCTGGGGCACTTCCTGCTGACGACGCTGCTGCTGCGCCAGATCACCGACCGGGTCGTGTCTGTGGCCTCGCAGGCTGAGCGCATGGGCCGGCTCGATCTCGCCGACCTCGACTGGCGCAGACGCCCGTACCGAGGTGGCCAGGCCTACGCCGACTCGAAGCTCGCCAACCTGCTCTTCACCGCCGAGCTGGACCGGCGACTGCGCGCGTCGGGGTCCTCCGTGCGCGCACTCGCGGCGCATCCGGGACTCGTCAGGACCGCGATCTACGACCGGCCCGCCGGGCAGCGCCCGAACCTCTGGGACCGGCTCGTCCCGGTCCTCGGCCAGTCGGCCGACGAGGGGGCGCTGCCGTCCCTGCTCGCCGCAACCGGCGATGTGCCCGGCGGCGCCTTCGTCGGGCCCGAGCGCATGCTGCACATGCGCGGCGGCGCCCAGCTCATCGGCCGATCGAGGCGGGCCGAGGATCCGGTGCTCGCGGCGGAGCTGTGGGCGGCCTCCGAGCAGATGACGGCAGCGGTCCCACGCGAGTGA
- the argE gene encoding acetylornithine deacetylase, protein MPIAPADATMAEIEQLIRFDTTSRESNLELIDHVTERLAAVGVEPVLVPSPDGRKANLLATFPAADGTVTGGVVLSAHTDVVPVDGQVWSSEPFAPEIRDGRLYARGSADMKSFLGVVVAKLPALAQATLAEPIHLALSYDEEVGCVGAVDLVDEIVRRDLQPRGCVVGEPTSMRVVRGHKSMNVFRVDVRGLAAHSSLTPQGVNAIAYAAELVRFVQGVADEMRADGPFDEAYVVPFTTVSVNRIEGGIAVNTIPAECTVLFEYRALTTVDHDALTERFRAECRRIEAAMREQHPGASVELTVTAAAPGVDTPADAEIVALAAAWGAEPSDTKVTYGTEAGLFAQAGIPTVVCGPGDIAQAHAPDEFIDLAQIAQCEAFIDRLITGLSGSDEESA, encoded by the coding sequence GTGCCCATCGCACCCGCCGACGCCACCATGGCTGAGATCGAGCAGCTGATCCGCTTCGACACCACCAGCCGCGAGTCGAACCTCGAGCTCATCGACCACGTGACGGAGCGCCTCGCCGCGGTCGGCGTCGAGCCGGTGCTCGTGCCGAGCCCCGACGGGCGGAAGGCCAACCTGCTCGCGACCTTCCCGGCGGCCGACGGCACGGTCACCGGCGGCGTCGTGCTGTCGGCCCACACCGACGTCGTCCCCGTCGACGGCCAGGTGTGGAGCAGCGAGCCGTTCGCCCCCGAGATCCGCGACGGCCGGCTGTACGCGCGTGGCAGCGCCGACATGAAGTCGTTCCTCGGCGTCGTCGTCGCCAAGTTGCCGGCGCTCGCGCAGGCGACGCTCGCCGAGCCCATCCACCTCGCCCTCTCGTACGACGAGGAGGTCGGCTGCGTCGGCGCCGTCGACCTCGTCGACGAGATCGTCCGTCGCGACCTGCAGCCCCGCGGCTGCGTCGTGGGGGAGCCCACGAGCATGCGCGTCGTGCGCGGCCACAAGTCGATGAACGTGTTCCGCGTGGACGTGCGCGGTCTCGCGGCGCACTCGTCCCTCACGCCGCAGGGCGTGAACGCGATCGCCTACGCCGCCGAGCTCGTGCGCTTCGTGCAGGGCGTCGCCGACGAGATGCGCGCGGATGGGCCCTTCGACGAGGCCTACGTCGTGCCCTTCACGACCGTGAGCGTGAACCGCATCGAGGGCGGCATCGCCGTCAACACCATCCCCGCGGAGTGCACGGTGCTCTTCGAGTACCGCGCGCTCACCACCGTCGACCACGACGCGCTCACCGAGCGCTTCCGCGCGGAGTGCCGGCGGATCGAGGCCGCGATGCGCGAGCAGCACCCCGGTGCGAGCGTCGAGCTCACCGTCACCGCGGCGGCGCCCGGCGTCGACACGCCCGCCGACGCCGAGATCGTCGCGCTCGCCGCGGCGTGGGGCGCCGAGCCGAGCGACACGAAGGTCACCTACGGCACGGAGGCCGGCCTGTTCGCGCAGGCGGGCATCCCCACCGTCGTGTGCGGCCCGGGCGACATCGCCCAGGCGCACGCCCCCGACGAGTTCATCGACCTCGCGCAGATCGCGCAGTGCGAGGCGTTCATCGACCGGTTGATCACGGGCCTCTCCGGCTCTGACGAGGAGTCAGCATGA
- a CDS encoding prolyl oligopeptidase family serine peptidase — protein sequence MRYPEVRRDDTVETVHGEAIADPYRWLEDGESAETRAFIEAQNAFAEPVLAQLPARDAFRERVSALLTAPTRGCPWVRGGRAFAWHSDGQNQPVLVTAESVDELDDPAAARVLLDPNGLSDDGTVAVTMASVNPEGTLLAYGAADGGSDWRTIRVRDVATGKDLPDEIRWTKWNGAVWLPGGRAFSYWAYDAPAGDALTDEMGAGRLLRHDVGTDPAEDAVLFTRPDAPRMFARHWPRDDDWFVLSTDTGSSSGNDLAVRRHGDDALRQLVEGHEHEWNAIGIHDGSLFVVTDEGAARYRLAAFDLASGRESTVVPEHAEDVLLDASLTATGLVLEYSHDASHRMQLATFAGDLGDDVPLGDGVSITGSDASQDSGVVLATTESFVDRGTRHVVEVDGARLVAHRILPTPGAAAPAATTERIRATSTDGATVPAFLVRPADDDGSAPRPTLIWGYGGFNIPMNPGFRAVLAAWVAAGGVLVVPNLRGGGEFGTDWHKGGTKERKQQVFDDLFAIAEHLVATGVTTHAQLALHGRSNGGLLAGAALTQRPELWAAVLPGVGVLDMLRYHRFTIGWAWASDYGDPDEAEAHAYLRAYSPLHNVREVAHPPTLITTGDHDDRVVPAHSFKFAAELQRAQAAARAAGLDADAPVLLSVDTRAGHGMGKPKDAAALEFADQLAFAAHHTGLDGGLREGQAP from the coding sequence ATGCGCTACCCCGAGGTGAGACGAGACGACACCGTTGAGACCGTGCACGGGGAGGCGATCGCCGACCCGTACCGCTGGCTCGAGGACGGCGAGAGCGCCGAGACGCGCGCCTTCATCGAGGCGCAGAACGCGTTCGCCGAGCCGGTGCTCGCGCAGCTGCCCGCCCGCGACGCGTTCCGCGAGCGGGTGTCGGCGCTGCTCACCGCGCCGACCCGCGGCTGCCCGTGGGTGCGCGGCGGCCGCGCGTTCGCGTGGCACAGCGACGGCCAGAACCAGCCGGTGCTCGTCACCGCCGAGTCGGTCGACGAGCTCGACGACCCGGCCGCCGCGCGCGTGCTGCTCGACCCGAACGGCCTGTCCGACGACGGCACGGTCGCCGTCACGATGGCGTCGGTCAACCCCGAGGGCACCCTGCTCGCCTACGGCGCGGCCGACGGCGGCTCCGACTGGCGCACCATCCGCGTCCGCGACGTCGCGACGGGTAAGGACCTCCCCGACGAGATCCGGTGGACGAAGTGGAACGGCGCCGTCTGGCTGCCGGGCGGCCGCGCGTTCAGCTACTGGGCCTACGACGCGCCCGCCGGCGACGCGCTGACCGACGAGATGGGCGCCGGCCGCCTGCTGCGGCACGACGTCGGCACGGACCCCGCCGAGGATGCGGTGCTCTTCACTCGGCCGGATGCACCGCGCATGTTCGCGCGCCACTGGCCGCGCGACGACGACTGGTTCGTGCTCTCGACCGACACCGGCTCGTCGAGCGGCAACGACCTGGCCGTGCGGCGCCACGGCGACGACGCGCTCCGGCAGCTGGTCGAGGGGCACGAGCACGAGTGGAACGCGATCGGCATCCACGACGGCTCCCTGTTCGTCGTGACGGACGAGGGCGCGGCGCGCTACCGGCTCGCCGCGTTCGACCTCGCGTCCGGCCGCGAGTCGACCGTCGTGCCCGAGCACGCCGAGGACGTGCTGCTCGACGCGTCGCTCACCGCGACGGGCCTCGTGCTGGAGTACTCGCACGACGCGAGCCACCGCATGCAGCTCGCCACCTTCGCCGGGGACCTCGGCGACGACGTGCCACTCGGCGACGGCGTCTCCATCACCGGCTCCGATGCGAGCCAGGACTCCGGCGTCGTGCTCGCGACCACCGAGAGCTTCGTCGACCGCGGCACCCGGCACGTCGTCGAGGTCGACGGCGCACGGCTCGTCGCCCACCGCATTCTGCCGACGCCCGGTGCCGCGGCGCCCGCCGCGACCACCGAGCGCATCCGCGCGACGTCGACGGACGGCGCGACCGTGCCCGCGTTCCTCGTGCGCCCCGCCGACGACGACGGCAGCGCGCCGCGGCCGACCCTCATCTGGGGCTACGGCGGCTTCAACATCCCGATGAATCCCGGCTTCCGGGCGGTGCTCGCGGCGTGGGTCGCGGCCGGCGGCGTGCTCGTCGTGCCGAACCTGCGCGGCGGCGGCGAGTTCGGCACCGACTGGCACAAGGGCGGCACGAAGGAGCGCAAGCAGCAGGTCTTCGACGACCTGTTCGCGATCGCCGAGCACCTCGTCGCGACCGGTGTCACGACGCACGCGCAGCTCGCGCTCCACGGCCGCTCGAACGGCGGGCTGCTCGCGGGCGCCGCGCTCACGCAGCGGCCGGAGCTGTGGGCCGCCGTGCTGCCCGGCGTCGGCGTGCTCGACATGCTGCGGTACCACCGCTTCACGATCGGCTGGGCGTGGGCGAGCGACTACGGCGACCCCGACGAGGCGGAGGCGCACGCGTACCTCCGTGCCTACTCGCCCCTGCACAACGTGCGCGAGGTCGCGCATCCGCCTACCCTCATCACCACCGGCGACCACGACGACCGCGTCGTGCCCGCGCACTCCTTCAAGTTCGCGGCCGAGCTGCAGCGCGCGCAGGCGGCGGCCAGGGCCGCCGGGCTCGACGCGGACGCGCCCGTGC
- a CDS encoding DUF4245 domain-containing protein — protein MSRERRIVAELGRPETPEEMAARKAAASKRHRDNQTFGNLIAAIVVCLAVVLVMVLVVVRPGLPEREPFDVPAAAAAAQGVVDAPLVVPALPEGWSANLAELRTGADGITTWYAGYVTPDEQFLSFTQAVDANPTWLVTATEDAPPTGEREISGITWTEHDQRAAEDPGNLAYVLTTERGASTVVVAGTAGDAELQTFAEAVSAQLAAGE, from the coding sequence ATGAGCCGCGAGCGCCGCATCGTCGCCGAGCTCGGTCGCCCGGAGACGCCCGAGGAGATGGCCGCGCGCAAGGCGGCAGCGTCGAAGCGCCACCGCGACAACCAGACGTTCGGCAACCTGATCGCCGCCATCGTCGTCTGCCTCGCGGTCGTGCTCGTCATGGTGCTCGTGGTCGTCCGGCCGGGCCTCCCCGAGCGGGAGCCGTTCGACGTGCCGGCCGCCGCCGCGGCGGCGCAGGGCGTCGTCGACGCCCCGCTCGTCGTGCCCGCGCTCCCCGAGGGCTGGTCCGCGAACCTCGCCGAGCTCCGCACCGGTGCCGACGGCATCACCACCTGGTACGCCGGCTACGTCACCCCCGACGAGCAGTTCCTCTCGTTCACGCAGGCGGTCGACGCCAACCCGACCTGGCTCGTGACCGCGACCGAGGACGCCCCGCCGACCGGCGAGCGCGAGATCTCCGGCATCACGTGGACGGAGCACGACCAGCGCGCCGCCGAGGATCCCGGCAACCTCGCCTACGTGCTCACCACCGAGCGCGGCGCATCCACCGTCGTCGTCGCGGGCACCGCGGGCGACGCCGAGCTGCAGACCTTCGCCGAGGCAGTGAGCGCGCAGCTCGCGGCCGGCGAGTGA
- the xseA gene encoding exodeoxyribonuclease VII large subunit: protein MAERITGTPDEPWSVERLGGELKSYIGRLGYLWVEGEITQWSASRGNVFGKLKDVSSDSTVSFNVWSSTLSRIEGEFRQGDRAVLLVKPDYWPRAGTLSMVTAQIRHVGLGDLLARLEALRRSLAAEGLFDAARKRPLPFLPGTVGLITGRDSDAEKDVLRNAQLRWPGVRFRVEHAAVQGDQTVPTVLAALERLEADPEVEVIVIARGGGDFQNLLGFSDERLLRAVAAATTPIVSAIGHEADRPLLDDVADLRASTPTDAAKRIVPDVAEELSRIAQARAQLRARVTQHVAREAERLEALRTRPALARPESMIDARADDLARLTARADELAGRVVELGGQRLDHLRQTLRALSPQSTLDRGYAVVQTAAGSVARDAASVAAGDQLLVTLASGTLDAEVRAAHPER, encoded by the coding sequence ATGGCCGAGCGGATCACCGGCACGCCTGACGAGCCGTGGAGCGTCGAGCGCCTCGGCGGCGAGCTGAAGTCCTACATCGGCCGGCTCGGCTACCTGTGGGTCGAGGGCGAGATCACGCAGTGGTCGGCGTCGCGCGGCAACGTCTTCGGCAAGCTCAAGGACGTCTCCAGCGACTCGACGGTGTCGTTCAACGTCTGGAGCTCGACGCTGTCGCGCATCGAGGGAGAGTTCCGCCAGGGCGACCGGGCCGTGCTGCTCGTGAAGCCCGACTACTGGCCGCGCGCAGGCACGCTCTCGATGGTGACGGCGCAGATCCGCCACGTCGGGCTCGGCGACCTGCTCGCGCGGCTCGAGGCGCTCCGCCGGTCGCTCGCGGCCGAGGGCCTGTTCGACGCCGCGCGCAAGCGGCCGCTCCCCTTCCTGCCCGGCACCGTCGGCCTCATCACCGGCCGCGACTCCGACGCCGAGAAGGATGTGCTGCGCAACGCGCAGCTGCGCTGGCCTGGCGTGCGCTTCCGGGTCGAGCACGCCGCGGTCCAGGGCGACCAGACGGTGCCCACGGTGCTCGCGGCGCTCGAGCGCCTCGAGGCCGACCCCGAGGTCGAGGTGATCGTGATCGCGCGCGGCGGCGGCGACTTCCAGAACCTGCTCGGCTTCAGCGACGAGCGCCTGCTGCGCGCCGTCGCGGCCGCCACGACGCCGATCGTCTCGGCGATCGGGCACGAGGCGGACCGGCCGCTGCTCGACGACGTCGCCGACCTGCGCGCCTCCACCCCGACGGATGCGGCGAAGCGGATCGTGCCGGACGTCGCCGAGGAGCTCTCGCGCATCGCGCAGGCGCGGGCGCAGCTGCGGGCCCGCGTGACGCAGCACGTCGCCCGCGAGGCCGAGCGGCTCGAGGCGCTCCGCACCCGGCCGGCGCTCGCGCGGCCGGAGTCGATGATCGACGCGCGCGCCGACGACCTCGCGCGGCTCACCGCGCGCGCCGACGAGCTCGCGGGCCGCGTCGTCGAGCTCGGCGGCCAGCGGCTCGACCACCTGCGGCAGACGCTGCGGGCGCTCAGCCCGCAGTCCACGCTCGACCGGGGCTACGCGGTGGTGCAGACCGCCGCGGGCTCGGTCGCGCGCGACGCCGCATCCGTCGCCGCGGGCGACCAGCTGCTCGTCACGCTCGCGAGCGGCACGCTCGACGCCGAGGTGCGCGCCGCGCATCCCGAGCGCTGA
- a CDS encoding class II fumarate hydratase — translation MNAQDQYRIEHDTMGEVRVPKDALYAAQTQRAVENFPISGSGLEPAQIVALARIKRAAAIANRELGILEADVADAIVAAADEIIGGAHHDQFPVDTYQTGSGTSSNMNMNEVLATLATRHRAAAGGDSAVHPNDHVNASQSSNDVFPTSVHIAVTGALIEQAIPALEHLAEALEEKATLWADAVKPGRTHLMDATPVTLGQEFGGYAAQVRYGIERIQAALPRVAEVPQGGTAVGTGINTPLGFPERVIAEIAASSGLPITEARNHFEAQANRDGLVEASGALRTIAVSLTKINNDLRWMGSGPNTGLGELRIPDLQPGSSIMPGKVNPVVPEAVLMVCARIIGNDATVAWAGASGSFELNVQIPVMGTALLESIRLLSNASRVLADKTVAGLEADVERAAALAGMSPSIVTPLNRLIGYEAAAKIAKHSVKQGITVREAVIDLGYVERGELSEADMDKALDLLSMTHPGVAK, via the coding sequence GTGAACGCGCAGGACCAGTACCGCATCGAGCACGACACGATGGGCGAGGTGCGCGTCCCGAAGGACGCGCTGTACGCCGCGCAGACGCAGCGCGCCGTCGAGAACTTCCCGATCTCGGGCTCGGGCCTCGAGCCCGCGCAGATCGTCGCGCTCGCCCGCATCAAGCGCGCGGCGGCGATCGCCAACCGCGAGCTCGGCATCCTCGAGGCCGACGTCGCCGACGCGATCGTCGCCGCGGCCGACGAGATCATCGGCGGCGCGCACCACGACCAGTTCCCGGTCGACACCTACCAGACGGGGTCCGGCACCTCGTCGAACATGAACATGAACGAGGTGCTCGCGACCCTCGCCACGCGCCACCGCGCCGCTGCCGGTGGTGACAGCGCGGTGCACCCGAACGACCACGTCAACGCGTCGCAGTCGTCGAACGACGTCTTCCCGACCTCGGTGCACATCGCGGTCACCGGTGCGCTCATCGAGCAGGCGATCCCCGCCCTCGAGCACCTCGCCGAGGCGCTCGAGGAGAAGGCGACGCTCTGGGCGGACGCCGTGAAGCCGGGCCGCACGCACCTCATGGACGCGACGCCCGTCACGCTCGGCCAGGAGTTCGGCGGCTACGCCGCGCAGGTGCGCTACGGCATCGAGCGCATCCAGGCCGCGCTCCCCCGCGTCGCCGAGGTGCCGCAGGGCGGCACGGCCGTCGGCACGGGCATCAACACGCCGCTCGGCTTCCCCGAGCGCGTGATCGCCGAGATCGCCGCCTCGTCGGGGCTCCCGATCACCGAGGCGCGCAACCACTTCGAGGCGCAGGCCAACCGCGACGGCCTCGTCGAGGCATCCGGCGCGCTGCGCACGATCGCCGTGTCGCTCACGAAGATCAACAACGACCTGCGGTGGATGGGCTCGGGCCCGAACACGGGGCTCGGCGAGCTGCGCATCCCCGACCTGCAGCCGGGCTCGTCGATCATGCCCGGCAAGGTCAACCCGGTCGTGCCGGAGGCCGTGCTCATGGTGTGCGCGCGCATCATCGGCAACGACGCGACCGTCGCGTGGGCCGGCGCCTCTGGCTCGTTCGAGCTCAACGTGCAGATCCCGGTGATGGGCACGGCGTTGCTCGAGTCGATCCGGCTGCTCTCGAACGCGTCCCGCGTGCTCGCCGACAAGACCGTCGCCGGCCTCGAGGCCGACGTCGAGCGCGCGGCCGCGCTCGCCGGCATGAGCCCGTCGATCGTCACCCCGCTCAACCGCCTGATCGGCTACGAGGCCGCCGCGAAGATCGCGAAGCACTCGGTCAAGCAGGGCATCACCGTGCGCGAGGCGGTCATCGACCTCGGCTACGTCGAGCGCGGCGAGCTGTCGGAGGCCGACATGGACAAGGCGCTCGACCTGCTGTCGATGACGCACCCGGGCGTCGCGAAGTAG